The following are from one region of the Stigmatella ashevillena genome:
- a CDS encoding tryptophan 2,3-dioxygenase, with protein sequence MAEHECRPMNKREMEPGIVTELAGHTTYGEYLQLDRLLAAQVPRSQPPHHDEMLFIVQHQTSELWMKLLIHELTACIRYVQADKLEPSFKIFARVGQIQRMLFEQWSVLETLTPNEYLAFRDALGHASGFQSFQYHAVEMLLGMKDAKTLSPFRHVPAQHAELERLLESPGLYDEFLRHLARMGHAVPQDRAQRDWSQPYEKSPHVTEVFRRIYENTEKYWDAYEMCEKLVDTEERFQLWRYRHMMTVMRIIGFKQGTGGSSGVNFLRKALDIRFFPELWDVRTELAPLPVRRPSV encoded by the coding sequence ATGGCGGAGCATGAATGCCGCCCCATGAACAAGCGCGAGATGGAACCAGGCATCGTCACGGAGCTGGCGGGCCACACGACCTACGGCGAATACCTGCAGTTGGACCGGCTCCTGGCCGCGCAGGTACCTCGCTCGCAGCCCCCGCACCACGATGAGATGTTGTTCATCGTCCAGCACCAGACAAGCGAGCTGTGGATGAAGCTGCTCATCCACGAGCTGACGGCATGCATTCGCTATGTCCAGGCGGACAAGCTGGAGCCCTCATTCAAGATTTTCGCGCGCGTGGGGCAGATTCAACGGATGCTCTTCGAGCAGTGGAGCGTGCTCGAAACGCTCACGCCCAACGAGTATCTGGCGTTCCGGGATGCGCTGGGGCATGCGTCGGGCTTCCAGAGCTTCCAGTATCACGCGGTGGAGATGCTGCTGGGGATGAAGGATGCGAAGACGCTGAGCCCTTTCCGGCACGTGCCGGCGCAGCACGCGGAGCTGGAGCGGCTGCTGGAGTCTCCGGGGTTGTATGACGAGTTTCTGCGGCACCTGGCCCGCATGGGGCACGCGGTGCCGCAAGACCGGGCGCAGCGGGACTGGAGCCAGCCGTATGAGAAGAGTCCTCACGTCACGGAGGTCTTCCGGCGCATCTATGAGAACACGGAGAAGTACTGGGATGCGTACGAGATGTGCGAGAAGCTGGTGGACACCGAGGAGCGGTTCCAGCTCTGGCGCTACCGTCACATGATGACCGTGATGCGCATTATCGGTTTCAAGCAAGGCACGGGAGGCTCCTCGGGGGTGAATTTCCTGCGCAAGGCCTTGGACATCCGCTTCTTCCCAGAGCTGTGGGATGTGCGCACCGAGCTGGCGCCCCTGCCGGTTCGCCGCCCCTCTGTCTAG
- a CDS encoding OmpA family protein produces MNQPTSLPTRPAITPIRLSLLSALVLSTSALAQPAGLPEFEVERIEFNPSGAGSLVLGTGQVLPDASFRLSLIGHYENRPLTPSIPDASAENGRREVPLISHRTTAHLVGAYGLGGNVEVGLQVPLILSNEQGQLENTPFGTPEGGLKLGTPIATFNVGLLSQSEAIPVDLAAGVSLGLPLGSDKALARESGPRAIPRITVGRESDGFRTGFELGASLRPRVTIGTGESNEAYNTLRLGTSVSTVGEGVRYEGNLLLNIPFGTESLSAEALAGVRGPVSSGVEVFALGGMGFGGTLGTPDFRVMLGAAYGGVPNRCVAGGKHSPQQCPDLDDDSDGVKNSDDACPTEGGKVDAKGCPLKDEDKDGVEDVADKCPQTPGAASAQGCPDQDGDGIQDSEDKCPAAAGNAAGQGCPDKDGDGIEDSADRCPAEAGPAERQGCPIKDADKDGVLDEQDSCPNEAGLPELKGCPAKDADNDTLADHLDNCPTEAGPVDNQGCPAKQKQLVAIRQDRIEIKEAVYFDSNAATIQARSNALLDQMAKLLNEHPEIVSVLIEGHTDDRGAADYNRTLSKQRADTVRDYLTKKGVAAERLETQGFGPDRPVQPNTTAAGRTANRRVDFITRYANTNTPAQP; encoded by the coding sequence ATGAACCAACCCACTTCTTTGCCCACGCGACCGGCGATCACTCCGATCCGGTTGAGTCTTCTTTCCGCGCTGGTGTTGAGCACCTCCGCGCTGGCACAGCCTGCCGGCTTGCCGGAGTTCGAGGTGGAGCGCATCGAGTTCAACCCCAGTGGCGCGGGCTCGCTCGTGCTGGGCACCGGCCAGGTGCTGCCGGACGCCAGCTTCCGCCTCTCCCTCATCGGGCACTACGAGAACCGCCCCCTCACCCCGTCCATCCCGGATGCCAGCGCGGAGAATGGCCGCCGCGAGGTGCCGCTGATCAGCCATCGCACCACCGCCCACCTTGTCGGTGCCTATGGTCTGGGGGGCAATGTGGAAGTCGGGCTCCAGGTGCCCCTCATTCTCAGCAATGAGCAGGGCCAGCTGGAGAACACGCCCTTTGGCACCCCGGAGGGAGGCCTGAAGCTGGGCACCCCCATCGCCACCTTCAATGTGGGGCTGCTCTCCCAGTCCGAGGCCATTCCGGTGGACCTGGCCGCTGGGGTGAGCTTGGGCCTGCCGCTGGGCAGCGACAAGGCCCTGGCCCGTGAGAGTGGGCCGCGCGCCATTCCCCGCATCACGGTGGGCCGCGAGAGCGACGGCTTCCGCACGGGCTTCGAGTTGGGCGCTTCGCTGCGTCCCCGCGTGACCATCGGGACGGGCGAGAGCAACGAGGCCTACAACACGCTGCGCCTGGGCACCTCGGTGAGCACCGTCGGCGAGGGCGTGCGCTACGAAGGCAACCTCCTGCTGAACATCCCCTTCGGCACGGAGTCGCTCTCCGCTGAGGCGCTGGCGGGCGTGCGAGGCCCCGTGTCCAGCGGCGTCGAGGTCTTCGCCCTGGGCGGCATGGGCTTCGGTGGCACGCTGGGCACCCCGGACTTCCGCGTCATGCTCGGCGCGGCCTACGGCGGCGTTCCCAACCGCTGCGTGGCGGGCGGCAAGCATTCGCCGCAGCAGTGCCCGGACCTGGATGATGACAGCGACGGCGTGAAGAACAGCGACGATGCCTGCCCCACCGAGGGGGGCAAGGTGGACGCCAAGGGCTGCCCGCTCAAGGATGAGGACAAGGACGGCGTCGAGGACGTGGCCGACAAGTGCCCGCAGACGCCGGGCGCGGCGTCCGCCCAGGGCTGCCCGGACCAGGACGGCGACGGCATTCAGGACTCCGAGGACAAGTGCCCGGCCGCCGCGGGCAATGCCGCGGGCCAGGGCTGCCCCGACAAGGATGGCGACGGCATCGAGGATTCGGCGGATCGCTGCCCGGCCGAGGCGGGCCCCGCCGAGCGCCAGGGCTGCCCCATCAAGGACGCGGACAAGGATGGCGTCCTGGATGAGCAGGACAGCTGCCCCAACGAGGCGGGCCTGCCCGAGCTGAAGGGCTGCCCGGCCAAGGACGCCGACAACGACACGCTGGCCGACCACCTGGACAACTGCCCCACCGAGGCGGGCCCCGTCGACAATCAGGGCTGCCCGGCCAAGCAGAAGCAGTTGGTGGCCATCCGCCAGGACCGCATCGAAATCAAAGAGGCCGTCTACTTTGACTCCAACGCGGCCACCATTCAGGCTCGCTCCAACGCGCTGCTCGACCAGATGGCCAAGCTGCTCAATGAGCACCCGGAGATTGTCTCCGTGCTCATCGAAGGGCACACGGACGACCGGGGCGCGGCCGACTACAACCGCACCCTGTCCAAGCAGCGCGCGGACACCGTGCGCGACTACCTCACCAAGAAGGGCGTGGCGGCGGAGCGCTTGGAGACCCAGGGCTTCGGTCCGGATCGTCCGGTGCAGCCCAACACCACCGCCGCGGGCCGCACCGCCAACCGCCGCGTGGACTTCATCACCCGCTACGCCAACACGAACACCCCCGCCCAGCCGTAA
- a CDS encoding hemerythrin domain-containing protein, whose product MGPFDILSEKHRELEEHLEALLSEEGAAEAEERTGPLAMLIRQHTRLEERHLQPLILRVEGRSRAREALEDHLALCELAEELEEFTPGGPEWQARLTALEDLLVAHAQEQEGALFPRIATCLNEREGEELLRALEASQEDLGRRFGSTAEGPNLQDAPRWGA is encoded by the coding sequence ATGGGCCCTTTTGACATTTTGTCCGAGAAGCACCGCGAGTTGGAGGAGCACCTGGAGGCACTTCTTTCGGAAGAAGGGGCGGCCGAGGCGGAGGAGCGGACCGGGCCACTGGCCATGCTGATCCGCCAGCACACGCGGCTGGAGGAGCGCCACCTGCAGCCGCTGATCCTGAGAGTCGAAGGGCGGAGCCGGGCCCGCGAGGCGTTGGAGGATCATCTGGCCTTGTGTGAGCTGGCGGAGGAGTTGGAGGAATTCACTCCGGGCGGGCCGGAATGGCAGGCACGGCTCACGGCCCTGGAGGATCTGCTGGTGGCGCACGCTCAAGAGCAGGAGGGAGCGCTCTTCCCTCGAATTGCTACATGCCTGAATGAGCGGGAGGGCGAGGAGTTGCTTCGTGCGCTCGAAGCTTCGCAAGAGGACCTGGGAAGGCGTTTTGGATCAACCGCCGAGGGCCCCAACCTGCAGGATGCGCCGCGTTGGGGCGCCTGA
- a CDS encoding OmpA family protein: MIDASLSPAPSAAPGRRVRLGCLRSSPTRLIGLMALLLGATALAQPEGLPEIEIERLTLNPSGAGSLLLGTGELLRDGGFRFSLTGHYENDPLVLFEEGERVGPVVQHRVTGHLAGAYGLSDRLEVQLQVPVLVLQRGEDLRARGVGRPEEGLALGTPLVGLRLGILSQSDADPVDLAVGVNVGLPLGNADSLARDNSLRATPSVMVGRRFGFLRASLDAGALLRPRTLFSEDSDVKDEVGDAVRLGATVATTDEGLRGEVDVIGTIPFRREGANIEALVGVRLPLGRYFEAYALGGVGFGESPGTPTFRGLLGVAVGSGAPVPCVAGGKHTPAQCPDLDDDGDGVKNRVDTCPAEGGTVEAQGCPPREVDTDKDGILDSADQCPTAAGEAVHRGCPDLDRDGIPDAADQCPAAAGLAAFKGCPDTDKDGLRDSEDLCPLEAGPADRQGCPQKDSDGDGLLDEQDACPSVAGLKELKGCPAKDTDNDTVADHLDNCPTEAGPASNQGCPAKQKQLVAIRQDRIDIKDAVYFDSGKATIQRRSFKLLDQVAKLLREHPELETVTIEGHTDNVGKPESNLRLSQHRAEAVRDYLARKGVAPQRLEAKGYGQEKPIAPNTTSKGRSTNRRVDFITTTREGGQQ, translated from the coding sequence ATGATTGATGCCTCACTCTCCCCGGCCCCCTCGGCGGCTCCTGGCCGCCGTGTGCGCCTGGGCTGCCTCCGCTCCTCGCCGACGCGGCTGATCGGTTTGATGGCGCTGCTGCTGGGCGCCACCGCGCTTGCCCAACCCGAGGGACTGCCCGAGATTGAAATCGAGCGGCTGACCCTGAACCCCAGCGGCGCGGGCTCGCTGCTGCTGGGCACCGGTGAGCTGCTGCGGGACGGCGGGTTCCGGTTCTCCCTCACGGGCCACTATGAGAATGACCCGCTGGTGCTCTTCGAGGAGGGCGAGCGGGTGGGGCCGGTGGTGCAGCACCGCGTGACGGGCCACCTGGCGGGCGCGTATGGCCTCTCGGACCGGTTGGAAGTGCAACTCCAGGTGCCCGTGCTGGTGTTGCAGCGCGGAGAGGACCTGAGGGCCCGTGGTGTGGGCCGCCCCGAGGAGGGACTGGCGCTGGGCACGCCCCTGGTGGGCCTGCGGCTCGGGATTCTCTCGCAGAGCGACGCGGACCCGGTAGACCTCGCGGTGGGAGTGAATGTGGGCCTGCCGCTGGGCAATGCCGACTCGCTGGCGCGGGACAACTCCCTGCGCGCCACGCCGAGTGTGATGGTGGGCCGCCGCTTCGGCTTCCTGCGTGCCTCGCTCGATGCGGGGGCGCTGCTGCGGCCGCGCACCCTGTTCAGTGAGGACTCGGATGTGAAGGACGAGGTGGGCGATGCGGTCCGCCTGGGCGCAACGGTGGCCACCACGGATGAAGGGCTGCGGGGCGAAGTGGATGTCATTGGCACCATCCCCTTCCGGCGCGAGGGGGCCAACATCGAAGCGCTGGTCGGCGTGCGGTTGCCGCTGGGCCGCTATTTCGAGGCCTATGCGCTGGGCGGCGTGGGGTTTGGAGAGTCTCCTGGAACGCCCACCTTCCGTGGGCTGCTGGGCGTGGCGGTCGGCAGTGGGGCCCCGGTCCCGTGTGTGGCGGGTGGCAAGCACACGCCCGCGCAATGCCCGGACCTGGATGACGATGGCGACGGGGTGAAGAACCGGGTGGACACGTGCCCCGCAGAAGGAGGCACCGTGGAGGCCCAGGGCTGCCCCCCGCGCGAGGTGGACACGGACAAGGACGGCATCCTGGACTCGGCGGATCAATGCCCCACGGCGGCCGGTGAGGCCGTGCACCGGGGGTGCCCGGACCTGGACAGGGATGGCATTCCAGACGCGGCGGATCAGTGCCCAGCGGCCGCGGGGCTGGCGGCGTTCAAGGGTTGCCCGGACACGGACAAGGATGGGCTGAGGGACTCGGAGGACCTGTGCCCCCTGGAGGCAGGCCCTGCGGATCGCCAGGGCTGCCCGCAGAAAGACTCGGATGGGGATGGGCTGCTGGACGAGCAGGATGCATGCCCCAGCGTGGCGGGCTTGAAGGAGCTGAAGGGCTGCCCGGCCAAGGACACGGACAACGACACGGTGGCCGACCACCTGGACAACTGCCCCACCGAGGCGGGCCCCGCCAGCAATCAGGGCTGCCCGGCCAAGCAGAAGCAGTTGGTGGCCATCCGCCAGGACCGCATCGACATCAAGGACGCGGTCTACTTCGACAGCGGCAAGGCGACCATCCAGCGCCGCAGCTTCAAGCTGCTGGATCAGGTGGCCAAGCTGCTGCGCGAGCACCCGGAACTGGAGACGGTCACCATCGAGGGCCACACGGACAACGTGGGCAAGCCGGAGTCGAACCTCCGGCTGTCCCAGCACCGCGCGGAGGCGGTGCGTGACTACCTCGCCCGCAAGGGCGTGGCGCCGCAGCGTCTGGAGGCGAAGGGCTATGGGCAGGAGAAGCCCATTGCTCCCAACACCACGTCGAAGGGTCGGTCCACCAACCGCCGCGTCGACTTCATCACCACGACCCGCGAGGGCGGACAGCAGTAA
- a CDS encoding cell wall protein has translation MSVDKAFREMIRNEIEVQLKPLRAVVARLEAGTADLESLRSVVERLAPVAQAISPLFGAQAPKTGKRPPGRPPRSAAPAAAVSAPASTGKRRGRKPSEDGARVCAIRGCGSPSRTKGYCAAHYQKLRMLTKTNRRPNAWVDYAPPNSVEDVKLPRGRAAAKALAEAAQSGGAS, from the coding sequence ATGTCTGTCGACAAAGCTTTCCGTGAGATGATCCGCAACGAAATCGAAGTTCAACTCAAGCCCCTGCGCGCGGTGGTAGCGCGGCTCGAGGCTGGCACGGCGGACCTGGAGTCGCTGCGCAGCGTGGTGGAGCGTCTGGCGCCGGTGGCGCAGGCCATTTCGCCGTTGTTTGGGGCGCAGGCGCCCAAGACGGGCAAGCGTCCTCCCGGCCGTCCGCCGCGCTCGGCGGCGCCCGCCGCGGCCGTGAGCGCCCCGGCCTCCACGGGCAAGCGCCGTGGCCGCAAGCCTTCCGAGGATGGCGCGCGCGTGTGCGCGATCCGTGGCTGCGGTTCGCCGAGCCGCACCAAGGGTTACTGCGCGGCGCACTACCAGAAGCTGCGGATGCTGACCAAGACCAACCGCCGCCCGAACGCCTGGGTGGATTACGCGCCGCCCAACAGCGTCGAGGACGTGAAGCTGCCGCGTGGCCGCGCCGCCGCCAAGGCGCTCGCCGAGGCCGCCCAGAGTGGTGGCGCGTCGTAA
- a CDS encoding lysophospholipid acyltransferase family protein produces MESLSATTRRAFFRLAEAGATLSAMYHRAQLLGAEHLPSHGAVLLVGNHGVWGYETPAFFHLLHQASGRYPLGLADRGFFRIPLLRTVLPWLGGVEGTPANALTALREGQLVVCYPGGAREVFKRSHGRYMLRWEQALGFVRLAARARVPIVPFAGFGVDDTFFYPPGEERLSLRLSARDKYRVPLVMGLGPLPLPVRMTFAMGEPHAPPPENASEPRLKAFRDRIAASVRGLLLRACHA; encoded by the coding sequence GTGGAATCTCTGTCCGCTACCACCCGTCGCGCGTTCTTCCGGCTGGCCGAGGCAGGGGCCACACTGTCAGCGATGTATCATCGCGCGCAGTTGTTGGGCGCCGAGCATTTGCCCAGCCATGGGGCGGTTCTCCTCGTCGGCAACCATGGCGTGTGGGGATACGAGACGCCCGCGTTCTTCCACCTGCTGCACCAGGCCAGCGGCCGGTATCCCCTCGGTCTGGCCGACCGGGGCTTCTTCCGCATCCCCCTGCTCCGCACGGTGCTCCCCTGGCTCGGGGGGGTAGAAGGAACCCCTGCCAATGCCCTGACGGCGCTGCGCGAAGGCCAGTTGGTGGTCTGTTACCCCGGCGGAGCCCGCGAAGTGTTCAAGCGCTCCCATGGCCGCTACATGCTTCGCTGGGAGCAGGCCTTGGGTTTCGTCCGGCTGGCCGCGCGTGCGCGGGTGCCCATCGTTCCCTTCGCGGGTTTCGGCGTGGATGACACGTTCTTCTACCCTCCAGGAGAGGAACGACTGTCTCTAAGACTCTCCGCGCGGGACAAATACCGTGTGCCGTTGGTGATGGGATTGGGACCGCTCCCGCTACCGGTGCGTATGACATTTGCCATGGGTGAACCACACGCCCCTCCCCCCGAAAATGCATCGGAGCCGCGCCTGAAGGCTTTCCGGGACCGGATCGCCGCCAGCGTGCGAGGCCTCTTGCTGAGGGCCTGCCATGCTTGA